A stretch of Lactuca sativa cultivar Salinas chromosome 6, Lsat_Salinas_v11, whole genome shotgun sequence DNA encodes these proteins:
- the LOC111895919 gene encoding cytochrome b5, with product MNSNKVFNLADVSPHNNNKDCWVIINARVYDVTNFLNDHPGGDNVLLDVAGKDASDEFEEVGHGSAARLMLDEYYVGEIDHVEVEPLYDISKNMAPKYNRNAKKQQTITKEEKGLGINFTLKFILLVVSTTILGVAIGFLLYK from the exons ATGAACTCTAACAAGGTTTTCAATTTAGCAGATGTCTCTCCACACAACAATAATAAAGATTGTTGGGTCATTATCAACGCGAGG GTGTATGATGTTACAAACTTCTTGAATGATCATCCGGGTGGAGATAACGTTTTGTTGGATGTAGCAG GTAAAGATGCAAGCGATGAGTTTGAGGAAGTGGGTCATGGGAGTGCTGCAAGATTGATGTTAGATGAGTATTATGTTGGAGAAATCGATCATGTAGAAGTAGAACCTCTTTATGATATTTCCAAGAACATGGCTCCTAAATATAATAGAAATGCCAAAAAACAACAAACCATCACCAAGGAAGAGAAAGGATTGGGGATCAATTTcacattgaagttcattttgctCGTTGTATCCACAACAATCCTCGGAGTAGCTATTGGCTTTTTGTTGTACAAGTGA